tactgactgaaaattgtaagcCTGAAATTTTCACATCATACTCCATTCACCTAACAAGAGGGATGACTGAATGagcagctttgctttgaatgaaatccatgtggtgtgATGCATTCTcataacatccattattattgcaGTGTATAAACTCCTAAAAACACCAGGAAGCCCACCAGGCTGACGACAGAAAAATGTTGCCGGCCCTGTGCActtgtaaccagccctgtattaaaaacATGACACTGAGGTAAGGTGTTAAAATACTGTTATCAAAGAATTACTTATACATATGCAAAAGCTAATTTCAAAAATCATAACTCGGTGGTCCCTTTTGATTCAtgtagtgtcactgccatctgaaTGAGACAAACAGGCAAAGTCACAATGGTCAGTATCTTTGACAAGAATGTCTGTACATGTTCTTCATGCACATAGCACAGGTTATTTGTAACTCTCCTTGTGAAAAGTAAAAATGTGCAACAGCAAATTTGACAAAAACAACTTGGTCACTGATGAAAGCATTCTTTAGATCAATCACGTTTAGTGTCAGATAAAAGGGTAGGCTGATCTGTAAAAGCTgcggtttgattgatcatgaactatacatacagacatcGTTTAGCTACAACAATTGTAAACTACTTTCAAAATAACACCTATGGTCAATGAAATGGTACAATATATACCCATGGAAAATGGATTGGCCCACAGGGCTGGCtatgaaataaaattgtaaGCCCAcgatgtaactagcaagcagcaggCCACTGGGCAgacactatttcatacactgattactgcatcaacattgattcaatcccatatatctcccaatttcgacaatcgtacattgaaagtacagttcccctatcTTTTTGAAGAGTTTATTATTGCACTGGTTCATCTCCAATTCCCCTAGTGCAAACATTTGCTTAAGTAGCATTCTACAGAATGGTTGTAATAGATTTCTTACATGTCTCAGATGTTATTGCCGAGTGTAAACACATGATATCCACTTAAGAGGCGACAGAAGTGTATGAATAATAGAGGTCGATGATCTTATTAACCTCTCAAgatacaggttagaattgatcatcagttacccatgcttgtcacaacatgtgactaacaggatcaggtgatcatgttccctgacttgactgacacgtcATGGtacccagttgcgtagatcgatcctcatactgttgatcactggattgtctggtccagactcgattatttacagactgcaaccatatagctggaatattgttgagtctGGTGAAGAACTAAAGTCACACACTATTGCAGAGTACATGTACTGACCGTTCTGTGTTTACTGACATCCTTATACAGCTGGGTTCCTCTCTCCAAGGTCAGTTGATAGAGTGACAGGTGCTTGTCACACAGCTTTATCACCTGCATGAGGACATGACAAGTCACAAGTTTCTGCAGGATATATCTCTGCATCATTTGCTTCACCATACATCTTTATGCCAATGAAGTTATTCTAAagacatttactcactcacttaatccaAACCAGATATCAATCTAGGTATTTACGTGCATTTTTTTATGAACACTTAAAAATTACCTCAGTTCAGATGTCTGCTATCAGATGTCTGATATCAACTACCAACATCGTGGGATAGCCAGGtgcttaaagtgtttgcttatcacaccgaagaccaagGTTCTATTCCACacacgtgtacaatgtgtgaagcccaatgctgtgatattgctggtatattgctaatgCAGCAtattactaaactcactcacatgccaACATACACTATATTACACAAATCCTAGTTTGATATTTAATTTTATTCTTAACTTATCCTGAATACATATTTTGATCATACATAATTTGGAACATAATGATATGGAAAGAAACTAAATTTTGTGTTGGTTTCTCACAAGAATTTGTGTGCTGGATGTGTTGGATATTGTGAACGTTTGTAATACCTTAAACCTCCACTTTAAGCAGAAAGGATTGTATGAGCTGAGACATGGATGAATAAAGGCTGTCTCCAGTCTGCTGTACATATACCTGTTGCAGCTCAACTAGCCAGGCCTGAACAGTCTGTCCTGGACGACCAAACATGAGATCTGCAGACACATGGTCAGGAAACAACGCTCTTGCCTCTGAGATACACCTGGAAAATGGACAGGTGAGATGACAttagtgttttttgtttgttgtttcctgcACCCAACAACAGTCTAGACATAGGATGGTGGCCAGTTTACAGTATAATAAGTCTGGTTCAGTGATAGAATCAATAAGCAAAAGCCCATGTCACCATTAACATAAATTGTAAACAATGTTCTAGCCATACCATGGCTGGAGTACACCTGTGAAGGGTtcacatgttgggaatcaaacccagcaCTACAGCACGATAATCAAACACTTCAACCAAAAGGCTATCCTTCTTCTCTGAGGGGTAcagcacacaacacaacagcacaGAAAAGCAATTAATTATTTCCCTGATAAGAAAATTCATgactcaaaattattttttttatatatgaaCTGACTGTTATTTAAAGGGATGAGTGAAAAAAATAGTTAAATTTGTACAGAATATGACTATGTAGTCATATcgcaaatgaaaacaaattcttGATAAAATGTGTGACCTCCATTATCTTCACCACCACTCATCACGTGCATTTGAACACCTGATGGGTTTGGAACTTAGCTGAGTTTCCAGGAATGAACACTCAAGGTAGCAGGCTCTATCCAGGACGGAGATACCGTCACACCACCAGCTCACCTTACAGCCTCCTCAACAGTGTGGTCCCTGCCCAGGATGGGAACATCATCACACCACCAGCTCACCTTATAGCCTCCTAAACAGTGTGGTCCTTACCCAGGATGCAGACATCAACACACCACCTGCTCACATTACAGCCTCCTCAACAGTGTGGTCTCTACCAAGGATGGGAACATCATCACACCACCAGCTCACCTTGCAGCCTCCTCAACGGTGTGGTCCCTACCCAGGGCAGGAACACCATCACACCACCTGCTCACATTACAGCCTCCTCCAATGTGGTCTCTAACCAGGATGGGAACATCATCACACCACCAGCTCACTTTACAGCCTCCTCCAATGTGGTTTCTACCCAGGATGGGAACATCATCACACCACCAGCTCACCTTATAGACTCCTCAACAGTGTGGTCCCTACCCAGGATGCGAACATCATCACACCACCAGCTCACTTTACAGCCTCTTCCAGTGTGGTCTCTACCCAGGATGGGAACATCATCACACCACCAGCTCACCTTATAGCCTTAACAGTGTGGTCCCTACCCAGGACAGGAACATCATCACACCACCAGCCCACATTACAGCCTCCTCAACAGGGTGGTCCCTGGGGACATCATCACACCACCAGCTGACCTTATAGCCTCCTCCACAGTGTGGTCCCTACCCAGGATGGGAACATCATCACACCACCAGCTCACATTATAGCCTCCTCAACATTGTGGTCCCTACCCAGGACAGGAACATCAACACACCACCAACTCTCCTTAGAGCCTCCTCCAGTGTGGTCCCTACCCAGGATGGGAACAGCATCACACCACCAGCTCACCTTACAGCCTCCTCCACAGTGTGGTCTCTACCCAAGACAGGAACATCATCACACCACCAGCTCACATTACAGCCTCCTGCAATGAGATCCCTGCCCAGGACAGGGACATCATAACACCACCAGCTCACCTTATAGCCTCCTCAACAGTGTGATCCCTACCCAGGATGGGACCATCATCACACCACCATCTCACCTTACAGCCTCCTCCACAGTGTGGTCTCTACCCAAGACGGGAACATCATCACACTACCAGCTCATCTTACAGCCTCCTGCAATGAGATCCCTGCCCAGGACAGGGACATCATCACACCACCAGCTCACCTTATAGCCTCCTCCACTGTGTGGTCCCTACCCAGGATGGAGAGATCATCTTGTCTCAGTGACTTGAACAAAGGAATAGTATTTTTAAGCTAATTGAGAAAAGATAACTGTCATTATGATATAGCCTTTTCCACAAAATCAGTGTTATGATTCTGTATGCATCACAGAAAAAAGGGTAGGTCATCAACTCATCTGTTGATCAACTGTCATCAACAGTATTTTCCCCATTGCTATCAGtgtgttcacattttgacaatGTGCTTGTCTAGAAGATGACCATGtgtttaaatgaaatgtagCAATGTGTTTTACGTCAAACTGGcaatgtgttttacataaagcTGGCAATGCATAAATACTGAGTGGTAATTGGTGACAATAATTGTTCATGTATTCCAAAGCAATTCTTGAGCATCTCACATATCTGGATCACTTGATACCCCTACTCGTACCAAACAGTTCTTGTGAACACCTGATCCACATACTCATTTCACAGTCATTGTCAACAATCTTGTGAACACCTCTGTTCTTATGACCACCTGATTAACAAGATCATACAACAATCATTGTCAACAATCTTGTGAACACCTCTGTTCTTATGACCAGCAGATTAACAAGATCATACAACAATCATTGTCAACAATCTTGTGAACACCTCTGTTCTTATGACCAGCGGATTAACAAGATCATACAACAATCATTGTCAACAATCTTGTGAACACCTCTGTTCTTATGCACACCTGATCCACATGCTCAAACAACAATCAATGCCAACAGTCTTGTGAACACCCAATCCACATACTCCCATTCTGATATTGTGAACACATGCACTCATTACACTAACTCAAAAGTCAGTTTGGGTGTAAAAGCAAAAATATTACCTGTACACCAATAGAAAGTCGATTTACACCTGCCTCACGGAATTCTctaaaaatataaattattccAAATTATGGATGTGTAGTAAAAGCAGCTATTTACtgatgtgtgtacatatactgAGAGGAAAGAATATGGGATTACATGAAtgcacaagtgttcccttatctttttcccaggtttcttcacaagctacgTAAAACAAAGCTTGTGAAAAACCTTGGAAAACTTgacctttcatgtgatcccttacttttttccctcagtatatgttCAATAATAAGGTGATATGAGCATCTATCAGTGCACCTGGAAAGTAAATGTCAGCAGCAAGTCTTAAATCTATTATAGCATTGGGTAAATAAGTTAATACTGCTTAATGTTGCATATGTGGTTGTGCAACTATTCAATGCAACAGTTTTTTGGGAGTTTTTGTATATCGGAGAATCAGCAAGTAACAGGGGATACTTGTATAcgtaagggaggcaactcttcaCAGCAAATTATGGCACTTCATGTCTATAGGTCTCTTTTGTTCCTATGGTCTAGTGAAACACAAGATTATAACAAAATAACATCTCAAACTGATATTACACTTCCAgttgttttcttgaaaattcTTTAAACAATTGTTAAAGTAGACATTGTCCATGATTAAACAAAGAGATTAACCTCAAGCGACTTGTCCCCAGAGATGTTGGATTGGCCTCAAGAGTGATCTCCCCTGATTGGGGCAGCGATACCTGAGCTTTGACTTGGTTAATGATACTTGCAATGGTATCTGCACTTGCTAAACTGGGGGTTCCTGAAAAAACATTAAGTAAGTGAGAATATCCTGTCAACTGCTAGCCATGATAGCGATGGTGTATATAACTAAGCCTTGAAAAGGTTAGAGTAACAAACTGGACCAGGCAAAAGGACTACTgtccgtttgatttcatttgtgaccgatgaattgctcactaacacaaaaccTAATAACTGCtacaaaaaaataaatccaCCATCAAAGTTaatcatcataccaactctgagGAACTGAATCATCATTTTGGACGTCCGAAAAATCAACGTTGTTCAACAAATGATCATTATTTTGATGTCACATTTTGCAATTTTTATGTGCCACTTGTTgttagaacagccaggtgtgcgaaaTTTCCCTACACACTCTTGTTGATTGCCTGCTTGGAGTGTAACATGAGGTTCAAATACAGAACTTCTGGATATTTTACAACTAATTTTCAAGGTAGTGTATTAACAGAAACAAGATTTTCCTACCTCCTCCAAAAAAGATGGATGAAATGGTGGATACACCACTTAGCTTGATGAGATTCTTAGTCTCCCTCACAAGATTGTCTCTCATTCTCACCTCCTCAACATTGcgactgaaacaaaacaaatgcctCATGACATAACATGTTCAGTTGGTATTTGAATTCCAAAATGGGCACTTGTATGACAAGGCATTGTAAGAATATCCCTCACTTAATGTTTTCTTCATACTGATGTAGTGGAGTTATTGTCGGAGTGGACAGTCGAAATGTTGTGCTTCAGTCATAGCCTGACCAAATGTTGTTGAAAGGGTTATTGACCCTGCCTGGTGCTGAGCTTTTAGGCGATGAAAAACTTGTCAGTCGACACAAAATCTGTGATTTACATCATCAGTTGTCGGATGTCCATTTTAATCGAATTTTCAATGGCTGAGAGGGGGAGATCACTGACaatgtgtgctggtgattaggtgcatGACTGTTGACACTGGGTTCAAATGccgatgggactcaacccctgAAAGTACTGGAATCTGTATGTTTCTAACAAAGTGTAtgtttctgtcacatgtttatatTTACTTTCTCTGCACTTTCAACTGCCATGACAAAAATCTCTGCTTCTTCCATGCTCCTTCAAAACTTACTCGATATATTTGTTGAAGTTGCAGTATGTACATCGTCTCTTGCAATAAGGCCACTGAAACACAAAAGGTTTCAGGGGTGCATGACAAATCATGTACATGGTGtgtatttatattcaacaatataaTTACATATATGTGAACATTTGCCTTCCTATATAcatatgaataaaaaaaatatttaatcagatctaataaatatttttaaatcatCACAATCTATTAAaactgggacacaatgacatgcatcaatcaagtcagtaaaacAGACCACCCAATCATATTAATCacctaacgggattgggtggtcaggctctctgccTTGGATGAAGTGTGTCATAGTATCTCAATTGCAtatatagatgctcatgatgttggtcactggactgtctggtctaaTGGCAATTATTTACTCTCCTCACATAAAACTGTCTGTAACAGATCAGACTAAGAAGCACACTCACATGGACATACAATGCAGCACTCCTTTCATGTTTGTGTTCCTCTTCATCAACATTTTCTGCTTTTAGATTCGTCAATTCAACAGACTGATTCCCACTGCGAGAAACACTACTGAGGCTCCTCCTACATCGGTGAATGATGGACATATGTTTTGACCTCATTGTTTTGATGTGTTTTATTCATTACCACTCATTCCAGTAGCTCTTGTCCTGTAAAGGGcaaaacaatcttttgaaataCCTGCCTCTCTGACCACCCAGGacaggttattttcaacatggactGCCAGATCCTAAAATTCACAGGCCCAATGGACAGGTTAAAATCTAGACATCTTGTTTGAGAAGGTATTTAGTGGGCAGGCAAGTTTTGCTCAGGGTTGGCATGTTTTACATCTATCAAGCCCTGTGGTCTTGTTGAAATTTTGGGGAGTTTCATACCTTGCACATAttgaacaagaaaagaaatgca
The nucleotide sequence above comes from Haliotis asinina isolate JCU_RB_2024 chromosome 5, JCU_Hal_asi_v2, whole genome shotgun sequence. Encoded proteins:
- the LOC137283542 gene encoding radical S-adenosyl methionine domain-containing protein 1, mitochondrial-like — its product is MRSKHMSIIHRCRRSLSSVSRSGNQSVELTNLKAENVDEEEHKHERSAALYVHWPYCKRRCTYCNFNKYIDRNVEEVRMRDNLVRETKNLIKLSGVSTISSIFFGGGTPSLASADTIASIINQVKAQVSLPQSGEITLEANPTSLGTSRLREFREAGVNRLSIGVQSLRQDDLSILGRDHTVEEAIRCISEARALFPDHVSADLMFGRPGQTVQAWLVELQQVIKLCDKHLSLYQLTLERGTQLYKDVSKHRTRMPSPDDVATMYKTAVQILSDHEYERYEVSNFAKQEAYSTHNLTYWRGMPYIGVGPGAHGRFYVAGVRQARIQTLEPDIWMREVEAFGHATRKIVPQTLHDHLEEMLAVGLRTCWGISHDQWGQVSPLGLQDIFQHSDTIQTYRDHGLLQLDSRGLRASERGLDVLDTMIPSLLLELDMAYKCNIT